A single region of the Dehalococcoidales bacterium genome encodes:
- the rlmN gene encoding 23S rRNA (adenine(2503)-C(2))-methyltransferase RlmN, whose translation MPKTIIGLTTDELRVLVEKAGEPAYRGNQLAEWVYQREAHTFEEMTNLPLSLRSQLSREYEVGRSQILSVQHGRDTTIKLLLAMCDGAKVETVGLPYAGHFSCCVSTQVGCPVGCVFCATGLSGYVRNLTAGEIVEQVLAVQEVVRNKQLPSGSHTNRIDHVTFMGMGEPLLNQAATMKALQLLKNELGISMRHLTLSTVGFVPGIYKLAREKTQITLAVSLHAANDQLRRKLIPRVIKFSVTEILDSCREFVKQTGRRVTLEYCLLNGINDGSIEAHELARAVGRLNYHVNLIPYNAVSGLTLHSPPRERIRAFRGILESAGIPVTQRLQRGTGIDAACGQLRNRTI comes from the coding sequence ATGCCGAAGACAATCATAGGTTTAACTACAGATGAACTGCGTGTTCTGGTTGAGAAGGCCGGCGAACCGGCTTACCGTGGCAATCAGTTAGCAGAGTGGGTCTACCAGCGTGAAGCACACACGTTCGAGGAGATGACTAACCTGCCGCTCAGTCTGCGTTCGCAGTTGAGCCGGGAATATGAGGTCGGCCGTTCCCAAATCCTCTCCGTGCAACACGGCAGGGACACGACTATCAAGCTGTTGCTGGCGATGTGCGATGGCGCCAAAGTGGAAACCGTGGGCCTGCCGTACGCAGGTCATTTCAGCTGCTGCGTATCTACGCAGGTAGGCTGTCCGGTAGGTTGTGTTTTTTGCGCCACCGGGCTGAGCGGCTATGTCCGCAACCTGACGGCCGGAGAGATTGTAGAACAGGTATTGGCAGTACAGGAAGTGGTAAGAAATAAGCAACTACCCTCTGGCAGCCATACTAACCGCATTGACCACGTCACTTTCATGGGTATGGGGGAGCCGCTGCTCAACCAGGCGGCCACTATGAAGGCATTACAACTGCTGAAAAACGAGCTGGGCATCTCCATGAGGCATCTGACATTGAGCACGGTCGGCTTTGTTCCCGGCATTTACAAGCTAGCACGGGAGAAAACACAAATTACCCTGGCGGTATCTCTGCATGCTGCGAACGATCAGCTCCGCCGGAAACTTATCCCCAGGGTAATCAAGTTCAGCGTAACCGAGATTCTGGATTCCTGCCGTGAATTCGTAAAGCAGACCGGGAGAAGGGTAACGCTGGAATATTGCTTGCTTAACGGAATCAATGACGGCAGTATAGAAGCTCATGAACTGGCCAGAGCGGTAGGCAGGCTTAACTACCATGTGAATTTGATTCCATACAATGCGGTCTCCGGTCTTACCCTGCACTCCCCACCGAGAGAACGAATCCGGGCCTTCCGCGGAATTCTGGAAAGCGCAGGCATTCCCGTGACACAGCGGCTTCAGCGCGGCACAGGCATCGATGCTGCCTGCGGACAGTTGCGAAACCGTACAATATAG
- a CDS encoding SIMPL domain-containing protein (The SIMPL domain is named for its presence in mouse protein SIMPL (signalling molecule that associates with mouse pelle-like kinase). Bacterial member BP26, from Brucella, was shown to assemble into a channel-like structure, while YggE from E. coli has been associated with resistance to oxidative stress.), translated as MNRKWFIILGILAIVVPLVAFTGCVASPAGNGSPESVKVELVNQQQGIWVNGQGEVQAVPDLATVWLGVEAEDITVAAAQEKAAAAMNEVMAALKNSGIADKDISTEQFSIQRITRWDYDREEETVTGYRVSNMVTAKIREIDQAGSIIDAVALAGGDFIRVNNISFSIDDPKAYQEEARALAVADAKAKAEDMASLAGVELGQATYISESGGYYPVVYRDYMAAEGAVPAPAPTPIEPGELTISISVQIAYEILD; from the coding sequence GTGAATAGGAAATGGTTTATTATTCTTGGGATTCTGGCAATTGTAGTTCCGCTGGTAGCCTTCACGGGATGTGTTGCCAGCCCGGCTGGCAATGGATCTCCGGAATCGGTAAAAGTTGAGCTGGTTAACCAGCAGCAGGGTATCTGGGTCAACGGTCAGGGTGAGGTTCAGGCTGTTCCTGATTTGGCTACGGTATGGCTTGGTGTCGAAGCTGAAGATATTACGGTGGCGGCTGCTCAGGAAAAAGCCGCCGCGGCGATGAACGAGGTGATGGCGGCTCTGAAAAATAGCGGCATAGCCGACAAAGATATTAGTACCGAGCAGTTCAGTATTCAGCGGATTACCAGGTGGGACTACGATAGAGAGGAAGAAACCGTTACCGGTTATCGGGTCAGCAACATGGTAACCGCTAAAATAAGGGAAATAGACCAGGCGGGCTCCATAATTGATGCCGTGGCTCTGGCCGGCGGTGACTTTATCCGTGTTAACAATATCAGTTTCTCGATAGACGATCCGAAGGCATATCAAGAGGAGGCTAGGGCCCTGGCAGTTGCCGATGCTAAAGCAAAGGCGGAAGACATGGCATCTCTGGCCGGTGTTGAACTGGGTCAGGCAACCTATATTTCCGAAAGCGGTGGTTATTACCCCGTTGTTTATCGGGATTACATGGCGGCAGAAGGGGCAGTACCAGCACCCGCACCAACGCCCATCGAACCGGGAGAGCTCACGATAAGTATATCTGTTCAGATAGCTTACGAAATACTGGACTAA